From Candidatus Manganitrophus morganii, the proteins below share one genomic window:
- a CDS encoding diguanylate cyclase — MARLLQELQAHHIELEMQNEALLEAQAMLEESRNRYSDLYDFAPLGYFTFDCNGLILGVNLTGADQLGMERQQIVEKPFTLYVAQEDQPHFRDHLAAVFHGGGRRHCEIKMNGRNTSYYVQLESLLVEEEGGDRRCRTAMTDITPRKRAEEETKKINELLESRILQRTIELKTANQVLQNEVIERKKAEQALARQANLDALTGLYNRRYFDLRADEEIARADRKGSCLAILLCDLDHFKSINDTLGHQTGDRVLKSVAQSIQECIREIDLVFRWGGDEIAVLLIDTSREGVLITAERIRSAVKKLGEEAQLPLDISVGVAFYPEHGVTIDGLISLADRSLYIAKQGDDKIHIGAEEYLLDERSIKVVFQPVVDLRSGRSIGYEALTRDPQGKLTAPELFQRYQAIGQLNELKRLCFSSQLNEAQRLGLQGARLFLNVDFHLLHQIELMQKPEGIDVILEISETEALHSHHVESYLALAEKWRAQGFQLAIDDFGAGFVSFPFIAQLVPEYIKIDRSTLLQAVSSLKFRKFLKDLVFALQNYTTRGIVAEGIETEQELAVVREIGVDLGQGFLFGRPELLIPA, encoded by the coding sequence ATGGCGCGTTTACTCCAGGAGCTGCAGGCCCACCACATTGAACTGGAGATGCAGAACGAGGCGCTTCTGGAAGCCCAGGCGATGCTGGAGGAGTCTCGAAATCGATATTCGGATCTTTATGACTTCGCTCCCCTCGGCTACTTTACATTCGACTGCAACGGTCTCATCCTCGGAGTCAATTTGACCGGCGCGGACCAGTTGGGAATGGAGCGGCAGCAGATCGTTGAAAAACCTTTTACCCTTTACGTTGCGCAAGAAGATCAACCCCATTTTCGGGATCATCTCGCCGCGGTTTTCCACGGCGGCGGCCGACGGCACTGTGAAATAAAAATGAACGGGAGGAACACTTCGTATTACGTCCAACTGGAAAGCCTTCTTGTCGAAGAGGAGGGGGGCGACCGGCGCTGCCGGACGGCGATGACCGATATCACCCCTCGGAAAAGGGCCGAAGAAGAGACGAAAAAAATAAATGAGTTGCTGGAGAGCCGGATTCTCCAACGGACCATTGAGCTGAAAACCGCCAATCAGGTACTTCAAAATGAAGTCATCGAACGGAAGAAGGCCGAACAGGCGCTGGCGCGGCAGGCGAATCTCGATGCGTTGACGGGACTCTACAACCGCCGTTATTTTGATCTTCGCGCAGACGAGGAGATCGCGCGGGCTGATCGGAAGGGGAGTTGTCTCGCGATTCTCCTTTGCGATTTGGATCATTTTAAATCGATCAACGACACCCTCGGCCATCAGACCGGAGATCGGGTCTTAAAGTCGGTGGCGCAGAGCATTCAGGAGTGCATCCGAGAGATCGATCTGGTCTTTCGGTGGGGGGGGGATGAGATCGCCGTCCTCCTGATCGACACCTCTCGGGAAGGGGTCCTCATTACTGCGGAGCGGATTCGGAGCGCGGTGAAAAAACTAGGTGAAGAGGCTCAGCTTCCCCTCGATATCAGCGTCGGGGTGGCCTTTTACCCGGAACACGGCGTCACGATCGATGGGTTGATCAGCCTGGCGGACCGATCGCTCTATATCGCCAAACAAGGGGACGATAAGATTCACATCGGGGCGGAGGAGTATCTCCTTGATGAGCGGAGTATCAAGGTGGTCTTTCAGCCGGTCGTCGATCTTCGCTCAGGCCGGTCGATCGGATACGAAGCGCTGACGCGGGATCCGCAAGGAAAGCTGACGGCCCCGGAGCTCTTTCAGCGATATCAGGCGATCGGTCAGCTAAACGAATTGAAGCGGCTCTGCTTCTCCTCCCAGCTGAACGAGGCGCAGCGGCTCGGCTTGCAGGGAGCGAGGCTCTTCCTGAATGTCGATTTCCATCTTTTGCATCAGATCGAATTAATGCAAAAACCGGAAGGAATCGATGTGATTTTGGAAATTTCGGAGACGGAGGCGCTGCATAGCCATCATGTCGAGAGTTACCTCGCGCTCGCCGAAAAATGGCGCGCGCAGGGGTTCCAACTCGCCATCGACGATTTCGGGGCGGGGTTCGTCTCCTTCCCCTTCATCGCACAGTTGGTTCCGGAGTATATCAAGATCGATCGCTCGACCCTGCTTCAGGCGGTCTCCTCCCTGAAATTCCGAAAGTTTTTAAAGGACCTGGTCTTCGCACTGCAAAATTATACGACCCGGGGGATTGTTGCGGAAGGGATCGAGACCGAACAAGAGCTGGCGGTCGTCCGGGAGATCGGGGTCGATCTCGGCCAGGGATTTCTGTTCGGCCGGCCGGAGCTGTTGATACCCGCCTGA
- a CDS encoding response regulator yields MAGEKILIVDDNSDAVTILTAILKKGGYAVSVARDGVEALHMATEKRPALILLDLMLPKMDGFEVCRRIRDDPALRDTIIFFLSAKGDTSSKTQAITLRVREYIIKPFTPQEILEKVQYHLSTPKPPDIFSLAFLVVGLYSRLVQLGLWIRLRSLQKRPAINRFPF; encoded by the coding sequence ATGGCAGGAGAGAAGATCCTTATTGTCGATGACAATTCCGATGCGGTTACGATTCTCACGGCGATCTTAAAAAAAGGGGGATATGCCGTTTCAGTTGCGAGAGACGGGGTAGAAGCCCTTCATATGGCCACCGAGAAGCGTCCCGCCTTGATTCTCTTGGATTTAATGTTGCCGAAAATGGATGGATTCGAGGTCTGCCGGCGCATTCGGGACGATCCGGCATTGCGGGATACGATTATTTTTTTCCTCAGCGCGAAAGGCGATACCTCCTCCAAAACACAAGCGATTACTCTGCGGGTAAGAGAGTACATCATCAAACCCTTCACACCGCAGGAAATCCTTGAAAAGGTTCAATACCATCTTTCGACGCCAAAACCCCCGGACATTTTTTCACTCGCTTTTCTGGTGGTGGGTCTCTACAGCCGTCTTGTGCAGCTCGGGCTATGGATCCGCTTGCGTTCGCTTCAAAAGAGGCCGGCGATAAACCGCTTTCCTTTTTGA
- a CDS encoding AarF/UbiB family protein codes for MKLSLKPQHLKRYKDIALLFFRYGNSHLFKNTEFDEILSEEEPLLAVGNEPERLTDDLERMGPTFVKLGQLLASRADLLPLPYLQALSRLHEEVKPFSYEEVEKIIQEELGVRLSKGFSYFNPEPLAAASLGQVHLAALREGRPVVVKVQRPGIRSQILEDMEVLEEIAAFLEAHTEVGKRYQFVKLFDEMRKSLLRELDYRKEAAQLAALANNLREFVQIQVPLPIDDYTTSRVLTMEYVSGKKITSLGPLVSLEVDGAKLADDLFHAYLKQILVDGLFHADPHPGNIYVTDDRRIALLDLGMVGRVASSTQEHLLKLLLAISEGETESAADILIRISEKRDSFQEMEFRRKISELIIEQKDAPLQEIDVGKAILGLVRHAVEHGLKVPPDLTLLGKTLLQLDQVGRTLQPSFNPTDAVRRHVSGIMEQRGWKSLSPGQMWGSLLEMKDFVGNLPTRLNRILDALVHSELEVKIRPMETELYLAGFQKVANRITAGLILAALIVGAALLMRVETSFRILGYPGLAMLCFLAAAGGGSWLLINIFIQDHRDKARRR; via the coding sequence ATGAAGCTCTCACTCAAGCCCCAACATCTCAAGCGTTACAAAGATATCGCTCTTCTCTTCTTCAGGTACGGAAACAGCCACTTATTCAAGAATACCGAGTTTGACGAGATCCTCTCCGAGGAGGAACCGCTGTTGGCCGTCGGAAACGAGCCGGAGCGGCTCACCGACGACCTGGAGCGGATGGGACCGACCTTTGTGAAGCTGGGCCAGCTCCTTGCCAGCCGGGCCGATCTTCTGCCGCTACCTTACCTTCAAGCTCTCTCCCGTCTGCACGAAGAGGTCAAGCCGTTCTCCTACGAAGAGGTGGAAAAGATTATCCAGGAAGAGCTCGGCGTGCGGCTCTCAAAGGGATTTTCTTACTTCAACCCGGAGCCGCTTGCGGCCGCCTCACTCGGTCAGGTCCACCTCGCCGCCCTTCGTGAAGGACGACCGGTCGTCGTAAAAGTACAGCGTCCCGGCATCCGTTCTCAGATTCTGGAAGACATGGAGGTGCTGGAGGAGATCGCCGCCTTTCTTGAGGCCCATACCGAGGTGGGAAAGCGTTATCAATTTGTGAAACTCTTCGATGAGATGAGAAAGAGCCTTCTGCGTGAGCTCGACTATCGGAAGGAGGCGGCACAGCTCGCAGCGCTGGCAAACAACCTGCGTGAATTTGTACAGATTCAGGTCCCCCTTCCGATCGACGATTATACAACCTCGCGGGTTTTGACGATGGAATATGTCTCCGGGAAAAAGATCACGTCACTCGGACCGTTGGTCAGCCTGGAGGTCGATGGAGCGAAACTGGCCGATGATCTTTTTCATGCGTACCTGAAGCAGATTCTAGTCGACGGTCTCTTCCATGCCGATCCGCACCCAGGGAACATCTACGTCACCGATGATCGGCGGATCGCTTTGCTCGATCTTGGGATGGTCGGGCGCGTTGCCTCCTCCACACAGGAGCATCTGCTGAAGCTGCTCCTTGCGATCAGCGAAGGGGAGACGGAAAGCGCGGCGGATATCCTCATCCGGATCAGTGAAAAACGGGACTCTTTCCAGGAGATGGAATTTCGACGGAAGATTTCCGAGTTGATCATCGAGCAGAAGGACGCTCCCCTTCAGGAGATCGACGTCGGGAAGGCGATCTTAGGCTTGGTCCGCCATGCGGTGGAGCATGGGCTGAAAGTCCCCCCCGATCTGACCTTGCTTGGAAAAACGCTGCTTCAACTCGACCAAGTTGGAAGGACGCTGCAACCCTCCTTCAATCCGACCGACGCGGTCCGCCGCCATGTCAGCGGGATCATGGAGCAGCGGGGATGGAAGAGCCTCTCCCCCGGACAGATGTGGGGTTCCCTCCTGGAGATGAAAGATTTCGTCGGAAACCTGCCGACAAGGCTAAACCGCATCCTGGATGCCCTGGTGCATTCCGAGCTGGAGGTGAAAATCCGGCCGATGGAAACCGAGCTCTACCTGGCCGGCTTCCAGAAGGTGGCCAACCGGATTACAGCCGGTTTGATCCTGGCCGCCTTGATCGTCGGCGCGGCCCTGCTGATGCGGGTGGAGACCTCTTTCCGCATCTTGGGGTATCCCGGCCTGGCGATGCTCTGTTTTTTGGCGGCCGCCGGAGGGGGGTCCTGGCTGCTGATCAATATCTTCATCCAAGACCATCGGGACAAGGCGCGGCGGCGGTGA
- a CDS encoding erythromycin esterase family protein yields the protein MEKNPNQRSRRPPEKEKKWRALQEIAQPLGGPERLDPLLDRIGEAKYVLLGEASHGTSEYYTWRDQISERLIREKGFSFIAVEGDWPDCYEVNRYVKGRPNAGESAEEVLKKFNRWPTWMWANEEVEAFAEWLHRFNQALSEENRVGFYGLDVYSLWDSMHAVVEYLSRIDPEAARAAKQAYRCFEPYGGDAQEYARATAFVPASCETEVIQILTMLRRKIREFPNDREALFSAEQNALIVRNAERYYRTMVRGGAASWNIRDCHMTDTLDRLMQFHGPSAKAIVWEHNTHIGDARATNMAEAGMINVGQLVRERHGEENAVLVGFGSYRGSVVAAVEWEAPMEIMPVPPARQGSWEERLHRDSTEDRIFIFNQLDQRPDQERYRPVDHRAIGVVYHPDLERYGNYVPSMMLRRYDAFIYLDETGALHPYYIEPREQREPPETYPSAA from the coding sequence ATGGAAAAGAACCCGAACCAACGGTCGCGTCGTCCGCCGGAAAAGGAGAAAAAATGGAGGGCGCTTCAGGAAATCGCCCAGCCGCTCGGCGGGCCGGAGCGCCTTGATCCCCTCCTGGATCGGATCGGAGAGGCCAAGTACGTCCTGCTTGGAGAGGCTTCGCATGGCACCTCCGAGTATTACACCTGGCGGGATCAGATCAGCGAGCGGCTGATCCGGGAAAAGGGATTCTCCTTCATTGCGGTGGAGGGAGACTGGCCCGACTGCTACGAGGTCAATCGATATGTGAAAGGGAGGCCGAACGCGGGAGAGAGCGCGGAAGAGGTACTGAAGAAATTCAATCGCTGGCCGACCTGGATGTGGGCCAACGAAGAGGTCGAGGCATTTGCCGAATGGCTCCATCGATTCAATCAAGCCCTTTCGGAAGAAAACCGGGTTGGTTTTTACGGTCTGGATGTCTACAGCCTCTGGGATTCGATGCATGCTGTGGTCGAGTACTTGAGCCGGATCGATCCGGAAGCGGCCCGGGCGGCCAAGCAAGCGTATCGTTGTTTTGAGCCGTACGGGGGAGATGCACAAGAGTATGCCCGGGCGACCGCATTCGTCCCCGCTTCGTGCGAAACCGAGGTGATTCAGATCTTGACGATGCTCCGGCGGAAAATACGGGAGTTCCCGAACGACCGGGAAGCGCTGTTCAGCGCAGAGCAGAATGCGCTTATCGTCCGGAATGCGGAGCGTTACTACCGGACGATGGTGCGCGGCGGGGCGGCTTCCTGGAACATCCGAGATTGTCACATGACCGACACGCTCGATCGTCTGATGCAGTTTCACGGGCCTTCGGCGAAGGCGATCGTCTGGGAACACAACACCCATATCGGGGATGCCCGCGCGACCAATATGGCCGAGGCGGGAATGATCAATGTCGGCCAGCTCGTGCGCGAGCGGCACGGGGAAGAGAATGCCGTTCTGGTCGGCTTCGGGTCGTACCGGGGGAGTGTCGTCGCCGCGGTGGAGTGGGAGGCGCCGATGGAGATCATGCCGGTGCCGCCGGCGCGCCAGGGGAGCTGGGAAGAGAGGCTTCATCGGGATTCGACGGAGGACCGGATTTTCATTTTCAATCAGCTCGATCAACGACCCGACCAGGAGCGATATCGGCCCGTGGACCATCGCGCGATTGGTGTCGTCTACCATCCCGATCTGGAGCGGTATGGAAATTATGTGCCGTCGATGATGCTGCGCCGCTACGATGCTTTTATCTATCTCGATGAAACGGGGGCGCTCCATCCGTACTACATCGAGCCAAGGGAGCAGCGGGAGCCGCCGGAGACTTATCCGTCGGCTGCGTAG
- a CDS encoding ATP-dependent DNA ligase: MHLHDLVQLTARVRETTRKNEKITLIADFFKRTAGPETALCASYLTGTLPQGKIGIGGRLIGTTLSIESVPHSSLTLQEVDACFQKMAEERGAGSAGRKMAALQRLLQQADPDERRFLAQLLMGELRQGALEGLVLEAIAKAAALPAPEVRQAMMFSGNIGEVARVALEEGGVGLGRFSLRLFSPVAPMLAQTADTVDEAIERLSEAGFEFKLDGARIQVHKGGEAVKIFTRQLQEVTDRLPEIVEWTRALPVAEIILEGEAIALRPDGTPQPFQTTMRRFGRMKNIEAMRREIPLTSFFFDCLYREGRSLLSLPYRKRFENLSEVIPPDALIPQIITADREEAARFQRRALEAGHEGLMAKGLAAPYTAGQRGSYWLKLKTAKTLDLVVLAAEWGNGRRSGWLSNLHLGARDPESGQFIMLGKTFKGLTDEMLQWQTEKFLAMETARDAWTVYLRPELVVEVAFSDVQASPRYPAGMALRFARVKRYRPDKPADEADTIQTVMEIFRRETRLDMR, translated from the coding sequence ATGCATCTTCACGATCTGGTTCAGTTGACCGCCCGGGTTCGGGAAACGACGCGTAAGAACGAGAAGATCACCCTGATCGCCGATTTTTTTAAACGGACGGCGGGACCGGAAACGGCCCTCTGCGCATCCTATCTCACCGGCACCCTTCCTCAAGGAAAGATTGGAATCGGCGGACGGTTGATTGGGACAACGCTCTCTATCGAGAGCGTGCCGCATTCGTCTCTGACACTTCAGGAGGTGGACGCTTGCTTCCAGAAGATGGCTGAAGAGCGCGGCGCCGGTTCGGCCGGACGGAAGATGGCCGCGCTCCAACGACTTCTTCAACAAGCCGATCCCGACGAGCGCCGCTTTCTGGCGCAGCTGTTGATGGGAGAACTTCGCCAGGGGGCGCTTGAAGGACTGGTCTTGGAAGCGATCGCCAAAGCGGCCGCTCTTCCGGCCCCCGAGGTCCGACAGGCGATGATGTTTTCCGGGAACATCGGCGAGGTGGCGCGGGTTGCCCTGGAAGAGGGGGGTGTCGGATTGGGGCGATTCTCACTTCGCCTCTTTTCCCCGGTGGCTCCGATGCTCGCCCAGACCGCCGACACGGTCGATGAGGCGATCGAACGATTGAGTGAAGCGGGGTTTGAGTTCAAACTGGATGGGGCGCGGATTCAGGTTCACAAAGGGGGCGAGGCGGTTAAGATCTTCACCCGCCAGCTTCAGGAGGTGACCGACCGCCTCCCGGAGATTGTGGAGTGGACCCGAGCCTTACCGGTGGCGGAGATCATTCTGGAGGGGGAGGCGATCGCACTTCGGCCCGACGGAACGCCTCAGCCGTTTCAGACGACGATGCGGCGGTTCGGCCGGATGAAGAATATCGAGGCGATGCGGCGGGAGATCCCGCTGACCTCCTTCTTTTTTGATTGTCTCTACCGGGAAGGACGCTCGCTTTTATCTCTTCCTTATCGGAAGCGATTCGAGAACCTCTCTGAAGTCATCCCGCCTGACGCGCTGATTCCGCAAATCATCACAGCCGATCGAGAGGAGGCCGCGCGGTTTCAGCGGCGAGCGCTGGAGGCGGGTCATGAAGGATTGATGGCGAAGGGGCTTGCGGCCCCCTACACCGCCGGACAGCGCGGATCGTATTGGCTGAAGTTGAAGACGGCCAAGACCCTTGACTTGGTGGTCCTGGCGGCGGAGTGGGGAAACGGCCGCCGGTCGGGATGGCTCTCCAATCTTCATTTGGGGGCGCGGGATCCGGAGAGCGGTCAATTCATTATGTTGGGAAAGACCTTTAAAGGACTCACGGACGAAATGCTTCAATGGCAGACGGAGAAGTTTCTCGCGATGGAGACGGCACGGGATGCTTGGACGGTTTATCTCCGGCCCGAACTGGTGGTGGAGGTTGCCTTTTCCGATGTACAGGCGTCGCCCCGTTATCCGGCCGGGATGGCCCTCCGTTTTGCGCGGGTCAAGCGTTATCGGCCGGACAAGCCGGCCGACGAAGCCGATACAATACAAACGGTGATGGAGATCTTCAGGCGAGAAACGCGATTAGACATGAGATAA
- a CDS encoding ERAP1-like C-terminal domain-containing protein, whose protein sequence is MSPLIEGRLPGRVRPELYHLRLTVVPEERRFEGEVTIEIQVAEPTDAVTLHALELEVSQATGGRSGASLPARVSADSPSETITLHFPEAIPAGPAALQLRFSGKLNRQLRGLYEAQAGGETYAFTQFEATDARRMFPSFDEPGLKARFRLTVTIPVHLTALSNMPVVDQKADGKMKTVAFDETPVMSTYLLALAVARLESKEIEVAGTRVALWTVPGQLHLGDFALKVTSAVLPLLNDYFDLPYPYPKLDLVSVPDFAMGAMENWGAIFFRDSRLLLDETLASTGTQRGVANVITHEIVHQWFGNLVTMEWWDDLWLNEAFATWLAVKIVDQWRPEWNSWVEFQQEKQIPLGVDALQSTRPIQAKVTSAAQIEEMFDALTYEKGAACLRMIEQFLGEEAFRKGIRDYMKAHQYKNTVSSDLWTALEAASGQPVSAIAKDWFTQPGFPLISLEASESQFRNLTVEQRRFFAAGRAVGEASPLLWSVPFTLKYEDDTGLQTHRVLLKNRVTPVPLPGNGAVRWVYGNAEERGFFRTEYNRPLRDALQPIATTALSAPERIGFLNHLWALSVSGDLSIVTFMEMLVRFKGDATRVVVEAAAGYFETLSNQLVMPKDRPKFQALVKEFFEPVWKEVGWDPAPGEDDERRLTRAAALWAMGALAQDEEILSELPRRWTRYQAKPTSIDPTLTTPLVRLTARTDGGSGFDRFVQKFKTAATPEDRDRYLLALADFAKPDLARKLLEFSLSEEVRSQDVWKPVRYLLANPTAQEEAWNFIKARWQPLRQKGGSVGAMRIIQGTRALWRDAWYQEIHAFFSDPANRVAAAERALAQTLEFMQIGIRFKERQLIPLSRWLQERGSGTKPLIRQF, encoded by the coding sequence ATGAGCCCATTGATCGAAGGACGCCTGCCGGGGCGGGTCCGGCCTGAGCTGTACCATCTTCGACTCACCGTTGTTCCCGAGGAGCGTCGGTTCGAAGGGGAGGTGACGATTGAAATTCAGGTGGCGGAGCCGACCGATGCCGTCACCCTCCATGCCTTGGAGCTGGAGGTTTCTCAGGCGACGGGGGGAAGAAGCGGCGCGTCTCTTCCGGCCCGCGTCTCCGCCGATTCTCCTTCCGAAACGATCACCCTCCATTTCCCCGAAGCGATCCCGGCCGGACCGGCCGCGTTGCAGCTTCGGTTTTCGGGCAAACTGAACCGGCAGCTTCGCGGCCTCTATGAAGCGCAGGCCGGCGGCGAGACCTACGCCTTCACGCAGTTCGAGGCGACCGACGCCCGCCGGATGTTTCCCTCTTTCGATGAGCCGGGGTTGAAGGCTCGGTTTCGCCTCACCGTCACGATTCCCGTACATCTGACCGCCCTCTCGAACATGCCGGTGGTTGATCAGAAGGCCGATGGAAAAATGAAGACGGTCGCCTTCGATGAAACGCCGGTCATGTCGACCTACCTTCTCGCCTTGGCGGTCGCGCGCCTGGAATCGAAGGAGATCGAGGTGGCCGGGACCCGCGTCGCCCTCTGGACGGTGCCAGGCCAGCTTCACCTCGGCGACTTTGCTCTGAAAGTGACCTCGGCGGTCCTTCCCCTCCTGAACGATTATTTCGATCTCCCCTACCCCTATCCCAAACTCGATCTCGTCAGCGTTCCCGACTTCGCCATGGGGGCGATGGAGAACTGGGGGGCGATCTTCTTCCGCGACTCCCGCCTTTTGCTCGATGAAACGCTCGCCTCGACCGGGACCCAGCGGGGGGTCGCCAATGTCATCACCCACGAAATCGTCCACCAATGGTTCGGCAACCTGGTGACGATGGAGTGGTGGGACGATCTCTGGCTGAATGAAGCGTTCGCCACCTGGCTGGCGGTGAAGATCGTCGATCAGTGGCGGCCGGAGTGGAACTCCTGGGTGGAGTTTCAGCAGGAGAAGCAGATTCCCCTCGGTGTCGACGCGTTGCAGAGCACCCGGCCGATTCAGGCGAAGGTGACCAGCGCGGCGCAAATCGAAGAGATGTTCGACGCGTTGACCTACGAGAAGGGGGCCGCCTGTCTTCGGATGATCGAGCAGTTCTTGGGAGAAGAGGCCTTCAGAAAAGGGATTCGCGACTATATGAAGGCGCACCAGTACAAAAACACCGTCTCGTCCGATCTTTGGACCGCCTTGGAAGCGGCCTCCGGCCAGCCGGTTTCGGCGATCGCCAAAGATTGGTTTACCCAACCGGGCTTCCCCCTTATTTCCCTGGAGGCCTCCGAGAGCCAGTTCCGGAATCTTACGGTCGAGCAGCGGCGGTTCTTCGCGGCCGGCCGCGCCGTCGGCGAGGCTTCCCCGCTCCTCTGGTCGGTCCCTTTTACGTTGAAATACGAAGATGACACCGGTCTTCAGACCCACCGGGTGCTTCTCAAGAACCGGGTCACCCCGGTCCCCCTTCCCGGAAATGGGGCGGTCCGCTGGGTCTACGGGAATGCAGAGGAGAGGGGCTTTTTCCGGACCGAATACAACCGTCCCCTCCGAGACGCCCTTCAGCCGATCGCGACGACGGCCCTCTCCGCCCCGGAGCGGATTGGATTTTTGAATCATCTCTGGGCCCTGAGCGTCAGCGGCGATCTCTCGATCGTGACCTTCATGGAGATGCTCGTCCGGTTCAAGGGGGATGCAACCCGTGTCGTGGTCGAGGCGGCGGCGGGATACTTCGAGACCCTTTCGAATCAGCTGGTGATGCCGAAGGATCGGCCGAAGTTTCAGGCGCTCGTGAAGGAGTTCTTCGAGCCGGTCTGGAAAGAGGTCGGCTGGGACCCGGCGCCCGGGGAGGATGATGAGCGGCGGCTCACCCGCGCCGCCGCCCTCTGGGCGATGGGGGCGCTGGCGCAGGATGAAGAGATCCTCTCGGAGCTCCCCCGGCGGTGGACACGGTATCAGGCGAAGCCGACCTCGATCGATCCGACCCTGACCACGCCGCTTGTTCGTCTGACCGCCCGGACCGACGGCGGCTCCGGATTCGACCGCTTCGTCCAGAAATTCAAAACCGCCGCGACCCCCGAAGATCGCGACCGGTACCTCTTGGCGCTGGCCGATTTTGCCAAGCCCGATCTGGCCCGGAAGCTCTTGGAGTTTTCTCTCTCGGAAGAGGTCCGCTCGCAGGACGTCTGGAAGCCGGTTCGGTATCTGCTCGCCAACCCGACGGCGCAGGAGGAGGCGTGGAATTTCATCAAAGCCCGCTGGCAGCCGCTGCGCCAGAAGGGGGGGAGCGTCGGCGCCATGCGGATTATCCAGGGAACCCGCGCCTTGTGGCGTGACGCGTGGTACCAGGAGATCCACGCTTTCTTCAGCGACCCGGCCAACCGGGTCGCCGCCGCCGAACGGGCGCTGGCGCAGACGCTGGAGTTCATGCAGATCGGCATCCGCTTCAAAGAGCGCCAGCTAATCCCCCTCTCCCGCTGGCTTCAGGAGCGTGGGAGTGGGACCAAGCCGCTGATCCGGCAGTTTTAA
- a CDS encoding response regulator gives MALTDLEAKEIATLGPDPHKKTILAVDDDASVLQSLEIILQDKYQLIKKEKADDALRIVQERRDLDLIILDYRLGETDGVTLYRRIRQIDRVVPILFTSAYGTKELLTQLLDVRANGFIDKPWNLDQLEQKIARLLSSDPFERVHRNLKIDFDHLSLKMRRAVQYIDRHYSSPELSLEEIGQAVSLHPKYLSASFKKECGVGFHDYLTAIRIDRAIQLLKDPHRTIKEISCEVGFSEQGYFSKVFLSKMGKSPSDYRTQFQTK, from the coding sequence ATGGCCCTGACAGACTTAGAAGCAAAAGAGATCGCCACCCTCGGACCCGATCCCCACAAGAAAACCATCTTGGCGGTGGATGACGATGCATCGGTCCTGCAGTCGTTGGAGATCATCCTCCAAGACAAATATCAGCTGATCAAGAAAGAGAAAGCAGACGATGCCCTTCGCATTGTCCAGGAAAGAAGGGATCTCGATCTGATCATCCTCGATTATCGCCTGGGAGAGACCGACGGCGTGACCCTCTACCGAAGGATCCGCCAGATCGACCGGGTGGTCCCGATCCTCTTTACCAGCGCATACGGCACCAAAGAGCTGCTGACGCAGTTGTTGGATGTGCGCGCCAACGGCTTTATCGACAAGCCGTGGAATCTCGATCAACTAGAACAAAAAATCGCCCGCCTCCTCAGCTCCGATCCCTTCGAGCGGGTGCACCGGAATCTGAAAATCGACTTCGATCATCTCTCGCTGAAAATGCGCCGCGCGGTGCAATACATCGATCGGCACTACAGCTCGCCGGAGCTTTCGCTGGAGGAGATCGGTCAAGCGGTTTCGCTTCATCCGAAATATCTTTCGGCCTCGTTTAAAAAAGAGTGCGGCGTCGGCTTTCACGATTACCTCACCGCCATCCGGATCGACCGCGCGATTCAGCTCCTCAAAGATCCGCATCGAACGATCAAAGAGATCAGTTGCGAGGTCGGTTTCTCAGAGCAAGGTTATTTCAGCAAAGTCTTTCTGAGCAAGATGGGGAAATCCCCCTCCGACTACCGCACACAATTCCAAACCAAATAG
- a CDS encoding EVE domain-containing protein, with translation MAPEKQYWLMKSEPNTYSIDDLKCDRTTYWSGVRNYQARNFMRDKMRVGDGVFFYHSNVEPVGIAGIAEVIKTGYPDHTAWDPKNKYYDPQSLSSQPVWFMVDLRFKKACREVITLKRLKEIPALKSMMVLRKGNRLSITPVTPEEWEIITRLPEWS, from the coding sequence GTGGCCCCTGAAAAACAATATTGGTTGATGAAGTCGGAGCCGAACACCTACTCCATCGATGATTTGAAGTGCGATCGGACGACCTACTGGTCGGGGGTTCGGAATTATCAGGCGCGAAATTTCATGCGGGATAAGATGCGGGTCGGCGACGGCGTCTTCTTCTATCACAGCAATGTCGAACCGGTCGGCATCGCCGGAATCGCCGAAGTCATTAAGACCGGTTATCCCGATCATACCGCCTGGGATCCGAAAAATAAATATTACGACCCCCAAAGTCTGTCGAGTCAGCCGGTTTGGTTCATGGTCGATCTTCGATTTAAAAAAGCATGCCGGGAGGTGATTACCCTAAAAAGGTTGAAGGAGATCCCGGCGTTGAAATCGATGATGGTTCTTCGAAAAGGAAACCGGCTCTCCATTACACCGGTGACTCCCGAAGAATGGGAGATCATCACGAGGCTGCCAGAATGGTCTTAG